In Triticum aestivum cultivar Chinese Spring chromosome 5B, IWGSC CS RefSeq v2.1, whole genome shotgun sequence, the following proteins share a genomic window:
- the LOC123115968 gene encoding bifunctional bis(5'-adenosyl)-triphosphatase/adenylylsulfatase FHIT — protein sequence MLLGLCSALRSRALLLPLTPPPRTATLRRRTWLRATSSLSSPPSPEMEASAYKFGPYRIDAREVFHATPLSYAMVNLRPLLPGHVLVCPKREVKRFTDLSTDETSDLWVTAKEVGVRLEQYHKASSLTFAIQDGPQAGQTVPHVHIHVIPRKKGDFENNDEIYDAIDVKEKEMKEKLDLDVERKDRTMEEMSHEANEYRALFS from the exons ATGCTGCTTGGGTTGTGCTCCGCCCTGCGCTCGCGTGCCCTCCTCCTCCCTCTGACCCCGCCGCCTCGTACGGCCACCCTTCGCCGCCGGACTTGGCTGCGGGCCACCTCCTCCTTGTCatctccgccgtcgccggagatggaGGCGTCGGCGTACAAGTTCGGGCCCTACAGGATCGACGCGAGGGAGGTCTTCCACGCCACGCCCCTCTCATACGCCATGGTCAACCTACGCCCCCTCCTCCCTGGT CATGTCCTTGTGTGCCCCAAGCGTGAAGTGAAACGCTTTACTGATCTAAGTACTGATGAGACAAGTGATTTATGGGTCACTGCAAAGGAAGTTGGTGTACGGCTTGAGCAGTACCACAAAGCTTCTTCGCTTACATTTGCGATTCAG GATGGTCCTCAAGCTGGCCAAACAGTCCCGCACGTCCACATCCATGTGATCCCCAGGAAGAAGGGAGATTTCGAAAATAATGATGAAATATATGACGCG ATAGATGTGAAAGAAAAAGAAATGAAGGAAAAGCTTGATCTGGATGTTGAAAGAAAAGATAGAACCATGGAAGAAATGAGTCATGAGGCTAACGAGTACCGTGCTCTTTTCTCCTAG
- the LOC123115969 gene encoding uncharacterized protein — MVTAAAVQCGQTGGCAAAFYASWAASARAEDRAAARRPMAAAAEPRDTAFAAGRCHAGHRPLAAAASVLYAPGRLIEKDAGPECILRHAGAVVHGRLGVQRWEQPGRRMSPLREEPSQGKRRPGHGSLPKFALDGIKNDALEGAAPEERSPLDADGYCGREHRA, encoded by the exons ATGGTAACTGCTGCCGCTGTGCAGTGCGGGCAGACCGGTGGTTGCGCCGCCGCGTTTTACGCCTCGTGGGCTGCCTCTGCCCGGGCTGAGGACCGCGCTGCCGCACGCCGGCCTATGGCCGCCGCCGCGGAGCCGCGAGACACCGCGTTTGCTGCCGGGCGTTGCCATGCCGGGCACCGGCCGTTGGCCGCTGCCGCCTCTGTGCTTTACGCGCCTGGCCGCCTCATCGAAAAAGATGCAGGCCCGGAGTGCATCCTCCGCCACGCCGGGGCCGTGGTCCACGGCCGCCTCGGGGTGCAGCGCTGGGAGCAGCCGGGCCGAAGGATGTCGCCACTCCGCGAGGAGCCTAGCCAAGGGAAACGTCGTCCGGGCCATGGGTCGCTGCCAAAGTTTGCTTTGGATGGCATTAAAAACGATGCCCTAGAG GGCGCCGCACCAGAAGAGCGGTCGCCGCTCGACGCCGATGGGTACTGCGGGCGCGAGCACCGCGCTTGA